In Armatimonadota bacterium, the sequence TTGCGATGCAGCACGTCGGCAGCCTGAACCGGGTCCGCGACAGCAAGTGCTTGGTCCACGCGGATTTTCACGGTCGCCATCTGATCATGCGACGCGCCCGCGATGAATGGGCCGTTGCCGGAGTGCTCGACTGGGAGTTCGCGTTCTCGGGGCCGCAGTTGTTCGATCTGGGGCAGATGATCCGGTATAAGGGCCTGCCGCCCGAATATCACGACGATTTTGCGCGCGGATTCGCCGACCATGGCGGCGAACTGCCCGACGATTGGCGGACGCTGGGACGAACCTGCGACCTGGTGAACCTCCTGCAGTTCCTCAGCCGTCCCGAGCTCACACCCGAACAGGAAGGCCACTGGCTGAACGCGCTGCGATACGCGCTGGATGAGGAGGGAGTATGAGCATGGGCGACAACAAAGTCCAGCAGCCGGGCTCCGAGGCATAAATGCCCCGGCAAAGGGCCTACGGCCGCAAAGGCCATGAATGGCCTGACGGAGGGAAGGATGCCACAGAGTCTCGTAGAAATCTATGTTCACCTTGTGTGGACAACCCACAATCGGGAACCATTGCTGATTAGTGATACAGAACGATCGGTCTACCGCGTATTGGCCTCAGAAGCAGCGAAGATGAACTGCCGCATCCTGGCGCTGGGAGGCGTTGCGGACCATGTCCATGTCTTGGTTTCTCTGCCTGCCCAGTACGGTATTCCTCGTCTCCTCAACCAAATGAAGGGTGCTTCTTCACATCTCATCCGAGCCACGCCTTCCGGCGAGGGGTTTGGCTGGCAGGGTGGCTATGCCGCCTTGAGCGTCAGCCCCAATCATGTCCCACGGGTACAGGCCTATGTTCAACGCCAGAAAGCACACCATGCGGAATGCTCCACGTTTCCTGCATGGGAACCGTCCCTCGAACAAAACGCACCGAGTAAAGCGGAATGAGACACGCACTGACGCCGGGCTCCACTAGTC encodes:
- the tnpA gene encoding IS200/IS605 family transposase; its protein translation is MPQSLVEIYVHLVWTTHNREPLLISDTERSVYRVLASEAAKMNCRILALGGVADHVHVLVSLPAQYGIPRLLNQMKGASSHLIRATPSGEGFGWQGGYAALSVSPNHVPRVQAYVQRQKAHHAECSTFPAWEPSLEQNAPSKAE